A genomic stretch from Flavobacterium nitratireducens includes:
- a CDS encoding efflux RND transporter permease subunit translates to MIKWFSLGFWELIARIVLRNKILMLSIIVAITVFLGMQWKNIHFTFTEANMLPEDNIANVEYNAFLNKFGEEGNLVIIGVKDNTLFTPKAFKAWNTLMNSLKKDKAIDLVISINDLKKLQKNDSLQKFELIPFVDQKQALDKGYLEKIRKELFNDMPFYEGLLFNKKSGSIRSAVYMDKKIVNTAARKDYILDKLVPAVEKFEKETNIDLRVSGMPYIRTLNAKTITDEISLFIGASLLVTSLLFFFFFRSFRATLISIIIVVIGVMWSFGVLGLMNYEITVLTALVPSLIIVIGIPNCIFLTNKYHQEYKVHRNKVKALQRVTTKIGMATLMTNVTTAIGFFTFISSNNKLLIEFGNVTSINIMLLFFLCIVVIPIFHSYIPAPKDRHIEHLDRGSVKKFMDWILHNIKYNRFSVYVVAISLLVISIIGIYEMRISGSLIEDMPKKEAFFQDIIFFEKEFDGVMPLEIMIDTKRKKGVMKLSTLRRMDELEKAIDEIPELSKPISIVNLVKYSKQAYYNGNPEYYDLPTSQEQGFILSYAKNATKNSKENLMKSYVDSTGQFARITTFMRDENGSAIPKVEAEIRKQANKIFPPDRYNVTITGKALVFQKGTGYLLDNLLSSLVFAFFLTALLIGFMFRSFKMILVSIIPNLLPLLLTAGLMGFLGIPLKPSTILVFGIAFGLSVDDTVRFLAQYREELKKNNWKIRKSVYATFNDAGLSMFYTSIVLFFGFSVFMLSSFGGTIALGGLISLTLLFGMLSNLMLLPSLVLTLNKTLANEQEFIEPKIDIIEHSDEEIDALDKIKL, encoded by the coding sequence ATGATCAAGTGGTTTAGTTTGGGATTTTGGGAGTTAATTGCTCGTATTGTTCTTCGAAATAAAATTTTAATGTTATCCATTATCGTTGCGATAACTGTTTTTTTAGGAATGCAATGGAAAAATATCCATTTTACATTCACTGAAGCCAATATGTTACCAGAAGACAATATTGCAAATGTAGAATACAATGCGTTCTTAAATAAATTTGGTGAAGAAGGAAACTTAGTTATTATTGGGGTAAAAGACAATACTTTATTTACGCCAAAAGCCTTCAAAGCTTGGAATACACTAATGAACAGTCTAAAAAAAGACAAAGCAATTGATTTAGTTATTTCCATCAACGATTTAAAAAAACTTCAAAAAAACGATTCCCTACAAAAATTCGAATTAATCCCTTTTGTAGACCAAAAGCAAGCACTGGACAAAGGCTATCTGGAAAAAATCAGGAAAGAACTTTTTAATGATATGCCTTTCTACGAAGGATTGCTATTCAACAAAAAATCCGGAAGCATTCGTTCGGCAGTTTACATGGATAAGAAAATAGTAAACACCGCAGCCCGTAAAGATTATATTCTGGACAAATTAGTTCCTGCTGTGGAAAAATTTGAAAAAGAAACCAATATTGATTTGCGCGTTTCAGGTATGCCCTATATCCGAACGCTAAACGCCAAAACAATTACTGACGAAATCAGTCTTTTTATTGGAGCTTCGTTATTAGTTACTTCCTTATTGTTTTTCTTCTTTTTCCGAAGCTTTAGAGCTACCTTAATCTCCATCATTATTGTGGTTATCGGGGTAATGTGGTCTTTTGGTGTTTTAGGATTAATGAATTACGAAATCACGGTTCTAACTGCCTTAGTACCTTCATTGATTATTGTTATTGGGATTCCAAACTGTATTTTCCTAACGAATAAATACCATCAGGAATACAAGGTACACCGCAACAAAGTAAAAGCATTACAAAGGGTAACAACCAAAATTGGTATGGCAACTTTAATGACCAATGTTACTACAGCAATTGGTTTTTTCACCTTTATTTCTTCCAATAACAAGTTGTTAATAGAGTTTGGAAATGTAACTTCCATCAACATCATGCTATTATTCTTTTTGTGTATTGTAGTTATTCCTATTTTTCACAGTTACATACCTGCACCTAAAGACCGCCATATTGAGCACTTAGACCGTGGATCAGTAAAAAAATTCATGGATTGGATTTTGCACAACATAAAATACAACCGTTTTTCTGTTTATGTAGTAGCCATTTCATTGTTAGTAATCAGTATTATTGGAATTTACGAAATGCGTATTTCGGGAAGTTTAATCGAAGACATGCCTAAAAAAGAAGCCTTTTTCCAAGATATTATTTTCTTCGAAAAAGAATTTGATGGGGTTATGCCATTAGAAATTATGATTGACACTAAACGCAAAAAAGGTGTTATGAAACTTTCTACGCTTAGACGTATGGACGAACTTGAGAAAGCCATAGATGAAATTCCAGAACTATCTAAACCTATTTCCATTGTTAATTTAGTTAAATATTCCAAACAAGCTTACTACAATGGAAATCCAGAATATTATGATTTACCTACTTCGCAAGAGCAGGGATTCATCCTATCTTATGCTAAAAATGCCACAAAGAATTCCAAAGAAAATTTAATGAAAAGCTATGTGGATTCGACAGGTCAATTTGCCCGAATCACTACTTTCATGCGTGATGAGAACGGAAGTGCGATACCAAAAGTGGAAGCTGAAATTAGAAAACAAGCCAATAAAATTTTCCCACCAGACCGTTACAATGTTACAATCACTGGTAAGGCTTTGGTATTCCAAAAAGGAACGGGTTACTTACTAGACAACTTACTTTCGTCATTAGTATTTGCCTTTTTCTTAACGGCATTATTAATCGGATTTATGTTCCGTTCATTCAAAATGATTCTGGTTTCTATTATTCCAAATTTACTACCATTATTGTTAACCGCAGGATTGATGGGCTTTTTAGGAATCCCATTAAAACCATCAACAATATTGGTGTTCGGAATTGCGTTTGGACTTTCGGTAGACGACACGGTCCGATTCTTAGCACAATACCGAGAAGAATTAAAGAAAAACAATTGGAAAATCCGTAAATCAGTATATGCTACATTTAACGATGCCGGTTTAAGTATGTTTTATACTTCTATCGTATTGTTCTTTGGATTCTCTGTTTTCATGCTTTCAAGTTTTGGAGGAACAATTGCTCTGGGTGGATTAATTTCATTAACCTTATTATTTGGAATGTTGTCTAACTTAATGTTATTGCCTTCATTAGTATTGACCTTAAACAAAACATTAGCTAACGAACAGGAATTTATAGAACCTAAAATTGACATCATTGAGCATAGTGATGAAGAGATCGACGCTTTAGATAAAATCAAACTTTAA
- the asnS gene encoding asparagine--tRNA ligase yields the protein MKHTKVKDLLNSAVTLQEVNAKGWVRTFRNNQFIALNDGSTINNIQCVVDFENTPEDILKRITTGAAVSVTGTLVESKGAGQKVEIQVAKLEILGDSDPEKFPMQPKKHSLEFLRENAHLRVRTNAFGAIMRVRSVLSFAVHSYFQQKGFVYVNTPIITGADAEGAGEMFQVTSLPLENLPKNEEGNIDYKKDFFGKHTNLTVSGQLEGETFAMALGQIYTFGPTFRAENSNTSRHLAEFWMIEPEVAFNDLDDNMDLAEDFIQYVIKYTMEKCSDDLKFLESRLLEEEKSKPQAERSEMSLLEKLNFVLDNKFKRVSYTEAIDILRDSTPNKKKKFQYIINEWGADLQSEHERYLVEKHFKCPVILFDYPANIKAFYMRLNEDGKTVRAMDILFPGIGEIVGGSQREERYDVLIEKMKALGISEEELWWYLDTRKFGSAVHSGFGLGFERLVLFVTGMSNIRDVIPFPRTPMNAEF from the coding sequence ATGAAGCATACAAAAGTTAAAGACTTATTGAATAGCGCAGTAACACTACAGGAGGTAAATGCAAAAGGATGGGTAAGAACTTTTAGAAACAATCAGTTTATTGCTTTGAATGATGGTTCGACTATCAATAACATCCAATGTGTGGTAGATTTTGAAAATACCCCAGAAGATATTTTAAAAAGAATTACTACGGGTGCGGCGGTATCGGTAACGGGTACTTTGGTTGAAAGTAAAGGTGCTGGTCAGAAGGTAGAAATTCAGGTGGCTAAATTGGAAATCTTAGGAGATTCAGACCCTGAGAAATTCCCAATGCAGCCTAAAAAACACTCTTTGGAATTTTTACGTGAAAATGCGCATTTGCGTGTGAGAACCAATGCTTTTGGGGCGATTATGAGAGTACGTTCGGTATTATCCTTTGCGGTGCACAGCTATTTTCAACAAAAAGGTTTTGTATATGTTAATACGCCAATTATCACCGGAGCCGATGCTGAAGGAGCTGGAGAGATGTTTCAGGTGACTTCGTTACCATTGGAAAACTTACCAAAAAACGAAGAAGGCAACATCGATTACAAAAAAGATTTCTTTGGAAAACATACGAATCTAACGGTTTCAGGTCAGCTGGAAGGGGAAACTTTTGCGATGGCTTTGGGACAAATTTATACTTTCGGACCTACTTTTAGAGCCGAAAATTCGAATACTTCTCGCCACTTAGCCGAATTTTGGATGATTGAACCAGAAGTAGCCTTCAATGATTTGGATGACAACATGGATTTGGCCGAGGATTTTATCCAATATGTGATTAAATACACCATGGAAAAATGTTCTGACGACTTGAAATTCTTAGAAAGTCGTTTGTTAGAAGAAGAAAAATCAAAACCTCAGGCAGAAAGAAGCGAAATGTCGTTGCTTGAAAAATTGAATTTTGTTCTAGACAATAAATTCAAACGTGTTTCGTACACGGAAGCCATCGATATTTTAAGAGATTCGACACCTAATAAAAAGAAAAAATTCCAATATATCATCAACGAATGGGGCGCCGATTTACAATCGGAACACGAGCGTTATCTGGTAGAAAAACACTTTAAATGTCCGGTAATCCTGTTTGATTATCCAGCCAATATTAAAGCGTTCTACATGCGTTTGAACGAAGACGGAAAAACGGTTCGTGCCATGGATATTTTGTTCCCTGGAATTGGTGAAATTGTAGGTGGTTCACAAAGAGAAGAGCGTTATGATGTTTTAATCGAAAAAATGAAAGCCCTAGGAATTAGTGAAGAAGAATTATGGTGGTATTTAGACACTAGAAAATTTGGAAGCGCGGTTCACTCTGGTTTCGGACTAGGATTTGAAAGATTAGTTCTTTTTGTAACAGGAATGAGCAATATTCGCGATGTGATTCCGTTTCCAAGAACACCAATGAATGCGGAATTTTAA
- a CDS encoding mechanosensitive ion channel family protein — translation MLIDQQVTLVNKYIDKSIDFGFEYAPKLVGGIIVLVIGLWFTKIVTKAVGKSLERSKIDQSLIPFLRSLTNITLKVLVAITVMGMIGIQMTSFVAILGAAGLAVGMALSGTLQNFAGGVIILILKPFRIGDTIEAQGFIGTVKEISIFSTMLNTADKKLVIIPNGPLSTGALTNHSAEPTRRVDWTFGIAFGDDIEKFKKAMTHFIEQDARILKQPAPFIGIASLTDSTVTIAVKVWVDGSNHTAVFFDMNEKVYTQFTDYNLHISAPHVDSPAKK, via the coding sequence ATGTTAATCGATCAACAAGTTACATTAGTTAACAAATACATAGACAAATCTATAGACTTTGGTTTTGAATACGCTCCAAAATTAGTAGGAGGAATTATAGTTTTAGTAATTGGTTTATGGTTTACTAAAATCGTTACAAAAGCGGTTGGAAAATCTTTAGAAAGATCGAAAATTGACCAATCATTGATTCCATTCTTAAGAAGCCTAACTAATATTACACTAAAAGTTTTAGTTGCCATAACAGTTATGGGGATGATTGGTATCCAAATGACTTCGTTTGTAGCAATTCTTGGAGCAGCTGGTTTAGCAGTAGGTATGGCATTATCAGGCACCTTGCAAAATTTTGCCGGAGGCGTTATTATTTTAATCCTGAAACCATTCCGAATTGGTGATACTATCGAGGCACAAGGTTTTATTGGTACGGTAAAAGAAATCAGTATTTTTTCTACAATGCTTAACACTGCCGATAAAAAACTAGTCATTATTCCTAACGGTCCATTATCAACAGGCGCTTTAACAAACCATTCGGCTGAACCTACAAGAAGAGTAGATTGGACTTTTGGAATCGCTTTTGGTGATGATATTGAAAAATTTAAAAAAGCCATGACTCATTTTATCGAACAGGATGCTAGAATATTAAAACAACCTGCGCCATTTATTGGAATCGCTTCTTTAACTGATAGCACAGTAACTATTGCTGTAAAAGTTTGGGTAGACGGATCCAATCACACCGCAGTATTTTTTGACATGAACGAAAAAGTATATACGCAATTTACCGATTACAATCTTCATATTTCAGCTCCTCATGTAGACAGCCCTGCGAAGAAATAA
- a CDS encoding outer membrane beta-barrel protein has protein sequence MEIDGPINGGAANSDINLGLFGEYVMNDNLALKLYGIYNTTNEVASYDTPNAGRLFERVRLKTLQAHLLTKFDVNKEYNKGYYVTGGFRLTSILDKTARTDQELLEDFHRKSNIGVLLGMGVNFSKSLSIEVLADRNLTNTLDSENNTAKNYGFYLNLLFDISTLISKQ, from the coding sequence ATAGAAATTGATGGTCCAATAAATGGAGGAGCAGCAAATAGTGATATCAATTTAGGGTTATTTGGAGAATATGTTATGAACGATAACCTCGCGTTAAAACTATACGGCATCTACAATACTACAAACGAAGTTGCTAGTTACGATACGCCTAATGCTGGAAGGCTTTTTGAAAGAGTAAGATTAAAAACATTGCAAGCACACTTATTGACAAAATTTGATGTAAATAAAGAATACAACAAAGGATATTATGTAACAGGAGGATTTAGATTGACTTCAATTTTAGATAAAACTGCTCGTACAGATCAAGAACTTCTTGAAGACTTTCATAGAAAATCAAATATTGGGGTTCTTCTTGGCATGGGAGTTAACTTTTCTAAATCTTTAAGCATCGAAGTTTTAGCAGATCGAAATTTAACGAATACTTTAGATAGCGAAAATAACACAGCTAAAAATTATGGCTTTTATTTGAATTTACTATTCGATATAAGCACATTGATTTCAAAACAATAA
- a CDS encoding MGH1-like glycoside hydrolase domain-containing protein, whose product MGHTNSESERLAVSDNYRNWKKWGPYLAERQWGTVREDYSEHGEAWEFIDHDKARSNAYRWGEEGIGGFCDSREILCLAPAFWNGKDPIIKERLFGLTNNQGNHGEDVKELYFHQVSTPTHTYNRYLYKYPQNEFPYSDLVNNNRRSREEPEFEILDTNSFNNNAYFDCYIEYAKANVDDILMKVTVANRGEAAASIHVLPHYWFRNFWKHNNRHPRPNMESYGDNVVLSKSSRIGDYYLYHEGGQQLFCENETNNKRIYNFANEYEYVKDGINNHVVNGEATVNPNKTGTKVAIWHQLDLQAGEEKTIRIRLSNSVLENPWADFESVFDKRKQECENFYNETINEKIPEAHRAIAKSAFSGLLWTKQFYYFNIHKWLFGGIEETPANRSNLRNYSWQHLNNRHVISMPDKWEYPWYAAWDLAFHMASFVEIDPYFAKQQLLLVLQESYMHPNGQIPAYEWNFSDVNPPVHSWAVWKVYEKDKNRTGKADTPFLEKAFQKLLINFTWWVNQKDTSGTDLFEGGFLGLDNIGVFDRNHMPEGIKKMQQADATSWMAMFSLNMLRMSLELAITNKIYEEISAKFFRHFLNIAWAMHHIGKKDISLWDDQDNFYYDVVQMSNGKTERLRVRSLVGVIPLFAVEIMHKDLFDELQEFRNRANEIIRTRPDLASLISNLEKANADGNFLFSIMRGFRLENLLKRLLDENEFLSDYGIRSLSKYHKDHPFVFNNSHQIQYEPGESRSGMFGGNSNWRGPIWMPLNYMIIQSLRQYYKFYGPTYIYEFPTGSGNKLNLKQIANELTKRLIRLFERNSEGKFQYHSDDHEMHFAKNEHFRNEHLFYEFFDGDTGKGLGASHQTGWTALIANLILELDE is encoded by the coding sequence ATGGGACATACGAATTCTGAATCAGAAAGATTAGCCGTTTCTGATAATTACAGAAATTGGAAAAAATGGGGACCTTATTTAGCCGAAAGGCAATGGGGAACCGTTCGTGAAGATTATAGCGAACACGGAGAAGCTTGGGAATTTATAGACCATGACAAAGCCCGAAGCAACGCTTACCGCTGGGGAGAGGAAGGTATTGGTGGTTTTTGTGACTCCAGAGAAATTTTATGTTTGGCGCCTGCCTTTTGGAATGGCAAAGATCCTATTATCAAAGAACGTTTATTTGGTTTAACCAATAATCAAGGGAATCATGGCGAAGACGTTAAGGAATTGTACTTTCACCAAGTTTCTACTCCTACACATACTTATAACCGCTATTTATACAAATACCCACAAAACGAATTTCCATATAGCGATTTAGTCAACAACAACCGTCGCAGTCGTGAGGAACCAGAATTTGAAATTTTAGACACGAACAGTTTTAACAACAACGCCTATTTTGATTGTTATATCGAATATGCCAAAGCCAATGTAGACGATATTTTAATGAAGGTGACTGTAGCAAACCGTGGAGAAGCAGCAGCCAGCATTCACGTGTTACCACATTATTGGTTCCGAAATTTTTGGAAACACAACAACCGTCATCCAAGACCCAATATGGAATCCTATGGGGATAATGTGGTGCTTTCTAAAAGTAGCCGAATAGGCGATTACTACCTGTACCATGAAGGAGGACAACAATTGTTTTGTGAGAATGAAACTAACAACAAACGTATTTACAACTTTGCTAACGAATACGAATATGTCAAAGATGGGATTAACAACCATGTTGTAAACGGAGAAGCTACTGTAAATCCAAACAAAACAGGAACCAAAGTAGCCATTTGGCATCAGTTAGACTTACAAGCAGGAGAAGAAAAAACCATCCGAATCCGTTTAAGCAATTCGGTACTGGAAAATCCATGGGCTGATTTTGAATCGGTATTTGATAAAAGAAAACAAGAGTGTGAAAATTTTTATAACGAAACCATAAACGAAAAAATACCCGAAGCCCATCGTGCCATTGCCAAGAGTGCTTTTTCAGGTTTATTATGGACTAAACAATTCTACTATTTCAATATTCACAAATGGCTGTTTGGAGGCATTGAGGAAACTCCGGCCAATAGAAGTAATTTGCGCAATTACAGTTGGCAACACCTAAACAATCGCCATGTAATTTCGATGCCAGACAAATGGGAATATCCATGGTATGCCGCTTGGGACTTGGCTTTTCACATGGCTTCCTTTGTGGAAATTGACCCCTATTTTGCCAAACAACAATTGTTATTGGTTTTACAAGAAAGCTATATGCATCCTAACGGCCAAATTCCAGCTTACGAATGGAATTTTAGCGATGTAAATCCTCCTGTACACTCTTGGGCGGTTTGGAAAGTCTATGAAAAAGACAAAAACCGTACAGGAAAAGCTGATACGCCATTCCTTGAAAAAGCCTTCCAAAAACTACTCATCAACTTTACTTGGTGGGTGAACCAAAAAGACACCAGTGGAACCGACTTATTCGAGGGCGGATTCTTAGGATTAGATAACATTGGGGTTTTTGACCGCAATCACATGCCCGAAGGAATAAAAAAAATGCAACAAGCCGATGCGACTAGTTGGATGGCAATGTTTTCGTTGAACATGTTGCGTATGTCATTAGAACTGGCAATCACTAACAAAATATACGAAGAGATTTCGGCGAAGTTTTTCCGACACTTTTTGAATATTGCCTGGGCCATGCACCACATTGGTAAAAAAGATATTTCTCTTTGGGACGACCAAGACAATTTTTACTATGATGTGGTACAAATGTCGAATGGAAAAACCGAGCGCTTACGAGTACGTTCTTTAGTGGGTGTGATTCCATTGTTTGCAGTCGAAATCATGCACAAAGACTTATTTGATGAGTTGCAAGAATTTAGAAATCGTGCCAATGAAATCATAAGAACCCGTCCCGATTTAGCTTCTCTAATTTCCAACTTAGAAAAAGCCAATGCAGATGGGAATTTCTTGTTCTCCATAATGCGTGGTTTTAGATTGGAAAACCTATTAAAACGTTTGTTAGACGAAAATGAATTCCTCTCCGATTACGGAATTCGCTCGTTGTCTAAATACCATAAAGACCATCCTTTTGTGTTTAACAATTCTCACCAAATTCAATATGAACCAGGAGAAAGCCGTTCAGGGATGTTTGGAGGAAATTCAAACTGGCGTGGTCCTATCTGGATGCCTTTAAACTACATGATAATTCAATCGTTGCGTCAATATTATAAATTTTATGGACCAACATACATCTATGAATTCCCAACAGGTTCTGGCAACAAATTGAATCTAAAACAAATTGCTAACGAGTTGACAAAACGCTTAATCCGATTGTTTGAACGCAATAGCGAAGGTAAATTCCAATACCATTCGGACGATCACGAAATGCATTTTGCCAAAAACGAGCATTTTAGAAACGAACATCTTTTCTATGAATTTTTTGACGGAGACACCGGAAAAGGTTTAGGCGCTTCACACCAAACGGGTTGGACGGCTCTGATTGCTAATTTGATTTTGGAATTAGACGAATAA